A genomic region of Pirellulales bacterium contains the following coding sequences:
- the glnA gene encoding type I glutamate--ammonia ligase: MKPKEVLALCREKDVKAVDLRFMDFPGIWQHFTVPVNKLDEDVFENGLGFDGSSIRGWQAINESDMLVVPEPDTAFLDPFTTLPTLVMVCNIQDPITREDYSRDPRNIARKSVNYLKSTGIADAAYMGPELEFFIFDDVRFDQNAHEGYYHIDSIEGEWNRGRVESPNLSNKLRYKEGYFPVPPADQMMDIRNEMMQTLIDCGIDIEAQHHEVATAGQSEIDMRFQPLVKMADSVLVYKYVLKLVAKKHNKTVTFMPKPLFGDNGSGMHTHFSFWKGGNPLFAGGGYAGLSEMAIHAIGGVLKHAPSILAFSNPTTNSYKRLVPGYEAPVNLAYSQRNRSACCRIPMYSPSPKAKRVEFRCPDPS; encoded by the coding sequence GTGAAGCCTAAAGAGGTATTGGCGCTGTGCCGTGAAAAGGACGTCAAGGCGGTTGATCTGCGGTTCATGGATTTCCCCGGAATCTGGCAGCACTTCACCGTCCCGGTGAATAAGCTCGATGAAGACGTGTTCGAAAACGGCCTCGGCTTCGATGGCTCCAGCATCCGCGGCTGGCAGGCCATCAACGAGAGCGACATGCTCGTCGTGCCCGAGCCGGATACGGCGTTTCTCGATCCGTTCACGACCCTGCCCACGTTGGTCATGGTCTGCAACATCCAGGATCCGATCACGCGCGAGGATTACAGCCGCGACCCGCGGAACATCGCCCGCAAGTCGGTCAACTATCTCAAGAGCACGGGCATTGCCGACGCGGCCTATATGGGTCCGGAGCTTGAGTTCTTTATCTTCGACGACGTGCGGTTCGACCAGAACGCACACGAAGGCTACTACCACATCGACAGCATCGAAGGGGAATGGAACCGCGGCCGGGTCGAAAGCCCGAACCTCAGCAACAAGCTCCGCTACAAAGAAGGCTACTTTCCGGTGCCCCCGGCCGACCAGATGATGGACATCCGCAACGAGATGATGCAGACGCTCATCGACTGCGGCATCGACATCGAGGCCCAGCACCACGAGGTGGCCACGGCCGGGCAATCGGAAATCGACATGCGGTTCCAGCCGCTGGTGAAAATGGCCGACAGCGTGCTCGTCTACAAGTATGTGCTCAAGCTCGTGGCCAAGAAGCACAACAAAACGGTCACCTTCATGCCAAAGCCGCTGTTCGGCGATAACGGCTCGGGCATGCACACCCACTTCTCGTTCTGGAAGGGCGGCAATCCGCTCTTCGCCGGCGGCGGCTATGCCGGCCTAAGCGAAATGGCGATTCACGCGATCGGCGGCGTGCTCAAGCATGCCCCGTCGATCCTCGCCTTCTCGAACCCGACGACCAACAGCTACAAGCGGTTGGTGCCGGGCTACGAGGCCCCAGTGAACCTGGCCTACTCGCAGCGCAATCGCTCGGCGTGCTGTCGCATTCCGATGTACAGCCCGAGCCCGAAGGCGAAGCGGGTCGAGTTCCGCTGCCCCGATCCGAGC